The following coding sequences lie in one SAR324 cluster bacterium genomic window:
- a CDS encoding DUF2760 domain-containing protein — MEPQKKINFLYRIFIYSFICFFRIMFSGKFASMVYAQAMLLKQEKNTLSEEEVNAEEPTQKIESSVPTPQKETLVDGIQLLSLLQKSGRLVDFLNQDITAFPDQDVAGAARVVHQGCKAVIDDYFKIVPLLKETEGSTFKVNAGYNPFEIQISGNTGRTAPFQGEVVHHGWKVEACNLPKITDARARMILAPAEIEI; from the coding sequence ATGGAACCACAAAAAAAAATTAATTTTCTCTATCGGATTTTCATTTATTCTTTCATCTGTTTTTTCAGAATCATGTTCAGCGGAAAATTCGCCAGCATGGTATATGCTCAGGCCATGTTGCTGAAACAGGAAAAAAATACACTTTCTGAGGAAGAAGTTAACGCGGAAGAACCAACTCAGAAAATTGAATCTTCAGTGCCCACTCCACAAAAAGAGACTCTTGTGGACGGCATTCAGTTGTTGTCCCTGTTGCAAAAATCCGGACGGCTGGTTGATTTTTTAAATCAGGATATCACAGCGTTTCCTGATCAGGATGTCGCCGGTGCGGCCAGGGTTGTGCATCAGGGGTGTAAAGCTGTGATTGATGATTATTTTAAAATTGTTCCTCTTTTGAAGGAGACAGAAGGCTCTACCTTCAAGGTCAATGCTGGCTATAATCCGTTTGAAATTCAGATTTCAGGCAATACAGGCCGGACAGCGCCTTTTCAGGGAGAAGTTGTTCATCATGGCTGGAAAGTTGAAGCCTGCAATCTTCCCAAAATAACAGATGCAAGAGCACGAATGATTCTGGCACCTGCTGAAATCGAAATTTGA
- a CDS encoding integration host factor subunit alpha: MVKVDIIREIQRQEGISFGDAEKIVNDILEMVKETLESGENVLISGFGKFELRDKTPRPGRDPKTKKSYEINERRVVTFYPSKVWRSEINGE, from the coding sequence ATGGTTAAAGTAGATATTATCCGTGAAATTCAGCGTCAGGAAGGTATTTCATTTGGAGATGCGGAAAAAATCGTCAATGATATTCTGGAAATGGTTAAAGAAACGCTGGAATCCGGGGAGAATGTGCTGATCAGTGGTTTTGGGAAATTTGAATTGCGTGACAAAACTCCCAGACCGGGACGCGATCCAAAAACCAAAAAATCTTATGAAATTAATGAACGCCGCGTTGTAACGTTTTATCCGTCCAAAGTGTGGCGTTCAGAAATCAATGGTGAGTGA